The DNA region CACGAAGTTGATAATGCAGAACTGGGGTCAGCCTCTGCCCATGGTACCCCAGGCAGTGAGGCGGGACCAGACGAGCTGAATAATTCTGTCTACCAGCCCATTGATGGATCACAAgattatcagaaagaaaaattacaagttCTTGGGGTAAGTCAGCCTTAGTTTAAACACTgatttaaaagggaagaaaataaatacagttgACCTGTGAACAATGTGTGTTTGAACTGTGAGGATTCCCTTACATGAGGATTTCTTCCACCTCTGTTTGCCATCCCGAGACAGCAAGaactgtctccctctctccttcctcagtctattcaacaagaagaggatgaggatgaagacttttataataatctacttccacttaatgaatagtaaatacattgtctctttcttatgatttccTTAATAAAGTTTTTAGTTTCTCTAGCTTATTGTATGTAACATgttacatacaaaatatgtgataATCGATTGTTTATGTTAatagtaaggcttctggtcaacagtaggctattagtagttaagttttggggaagtcaaaagttatatgtggattttcaacCATGAAGGGTGTGGGCATTCCAAACCCCAATGTCGTTCAAGAGCCAACTGTATCATGAGGAAAACCTTGCTTATGCTGAGAAGGAGGAAATTCTGAGTTATTTATCACTGAGTTAATGAAGAATTGGAGAAAACACTGGGACTTATTACAGATCTGGGGAGCAGAAATGCAGAGCCTTTCTTTCATGGTAGAAAACATCAAGCCTTGGAGAACAGATTCCAAGACCcttcatttttggttttctgcCTTTTGACCAGCCATTTTAGGAGCCTGAGCTCTATGAGgcttatattctatattttaaatttaaaaattgggttgagaggccagacgcagtggctcacgcctgtaatcccagcactttgggaggccgaggtgggagggtcaggacgaggtcaggagatggagaccatcttggccaacacggtgaaaccgcttctctactaaaaatgcaaaaattagctgggtgtggtggcagacgcctgtaatcccagctactcgggaggctgaggcacgagaattacttgaacccaggaggcgaagtttgcagtgagccaatatcgcgccactgcactccagcctggcaacagagcaagactctgttttaaaaagaaaaaaaaaattgggttgaGAGAAAGTCTGAGTATGATATGGCTTAACTTCTGTCTGCCTTCATCATGTTATGGCCCGAAAGCATGCCAGGAAGAGACTTTGACTCCATCTACCTTACCTGCCATGTCTCCTTTACTCTCCTGCCACTTTCTGAGAGGAGTTCCTGAGAATGAATCATAGAAATGTGGGGGAGAGGTGAAGATGAAAGGCTGCCACTGGAATTGGTGCGGATAGTGTGGGACAAAAAACTTTTTCAGATAAGCTCTTGTTCTGTTAATTTAGGCTTGACACTTTAACAATTTCAAGCGCCGACATCTCCTTGCtgaggaaaattaaaatggtcTATTTTCACTGTCCACTTTAGTATATGACTGTTATGcctttttcccccttcttctttCAGGCCATCCAGATCCTGAATGCAGCAATGACTCTGGCTTTGGGTGTCTTTCTGGGTTCCTTGCAATACCTGTTCTACTTCCAAAGGCACTTCTTTTTCTTCACCTTCCACACAGGCTACCCATTTTGGGGTGCTGTGTTTGTGAGTATTCATACTCCCCTGGCTGTGTGTTATTTCTTAGATACCACTGCTGGAGATGTGTTTGATGACAAAAGTATTGTTTGTAGGTTATTGGAAGGTTGCatgctgtggttttgatttgcaattcttgAACAACTAATTAGAAACAAggaactctttttttatttttaaattaaattaatttattaatttattttttgagacagtgtcttgatctgttgtccaggctagagtgcagtggcacgatctctgcccactgcaacctctgcctccccagttcaagtgattctcttgcctcagtctcctgagtggctgggattacaggcatgcaccaccatgcccagctaatttttgtttttgtatttttagtagatatggggtttcaccatgtttcccaggatggtctggaactcctgaccacaagtggtCCTCCaggcttggccttccaaaatgctggaattgcgAGGCATGAGCCCCGACGCCCGGCCAAAAACCTCTTTCTGATTAAGAGAAATCACATTTGCCAAGTACAAATGAAGTCCTAAAAATTATCTTATATCTATGTGCTACATTTATAGATActtaaaaaattgaatgaaaaatgGGTATTGATGAATTGCCTTGTGGTGCAGCAGAGAGTCCTGGCTTGAGAGTTAAGAAATTTGTCTGCTGATTATTGTCTGAAAATCGGAAGAATCATTTCCACTATCTGGGTCAACATACAATCAGAAAAAATAGgggtgattttaaaatgtattcattcagctttgattatttgattattaCTTCCCTGATAGTTCAGTTTTTAAAGGTGAAtgatatgtttgttggtcatttgtatatcttcttttgagaattgtctattcatgtccttaacccattttttgatggaattgtttgtttattttttggtgatttgtttgagttcactgtagattctggatattagtcctttgtcagatgtgtagattgtgaagatattctcccactctgtgggttgtcggtttactctgctgactgttccttttgccgtgcaaaagctccttagtttaattaggtcccagctatttatctttgattttatttcatttgtttttgggttcttggtcatgaaatccttgcataagccattatcctaagtgaagtaactaggagtggaaaatcaaacatcttatgttctcacttacaagtgcgagctaagctatgaggatgcaaaggcataagaatgacacaatggactttggggactcagggggaaaagGTGGGAAGGAGGTAAGGGATAAAAAGCTACAAATTGTGTTCAGTATATACTGTCTGGGTGGTGGGTACACCAATATCtcacaaattaccactaaagaacttatccatgtaaccaaacaccacctgttccccaataacgtatggaaattaaaaaaattaaaaaaaaaaaagatgaataaaactcattgcatggaaagacaaaagaaataaagaaagaaagaaataaaatgaacaacATCAAGTACAATTTTGTGTCCTAggatgtgaattttaaaaaggaggtttGTATGACTATTGCTGAATATCTGCTAATTGAGGGAGGGCCAAGAAGAAAATGGTTGAGACTTAATATTCCTTTATCTGTTTTACTTCCTATTTTCAAACAGTTTTGTAGTTCAGGAACCTTGTCTGTTGTAGCAGGGAGAAAACCCGCAAGAATATGGGTAAGTAgcacttcctctttctctatGATCAGAGGAGTGGAAATATGTTATTCATAAATGGTAGGAGAGTAGGGGTCCATGAATACAACTGAGACGCTGACTATCATTTAATGCACAGAAAATTAGTTTTCTTAACATATTCAGATGGTAGGTAAACAAGATCACATACATTGTGAGGATGCATTCCTAGGATGCTTGCTCTGAATATTGGTGGACCTGAGGCTTAGAAAAAGTCTtactgatttttatgtgttgTCACGTTtgaccaattctacttatttggAAGTAAGAACTCCCACCACTAACTAGTTTCACAACTGAAAGTCCAAACTTCTATTCCTAAACAACTGCTAAGTCTCTATGATATGTTCTTAGTGAGTCATGTAGCCATTGATACTCCACTTTCCTACTCCATTCATTCACTTTCCCTCCTCCATGGATAgctattttaccattttattctGTCCTCAAACACCAACCCTGCTTCTCTCATCCTTACTCTCTGCTGatgatttttctgtctcttctgagAGAACTGAAGCCATTAGAAGATAATTTTCATACCTCCACTACTTAAGGGACTAGATCTATaccaatatattttttcttttagcctCTTACCATAGGaaaattttgtgattttctttaaaGCTGATCTCTCTACTTGAGTATaagattccattctttttttccccatacaAGTGCATCAATTTAATTTGTGtctctcactatatatatatattttttgacagagtctcactctgtcacccaggtgggagtgcagtggtgtggtcacagctcactacagcctccaccttccaggactcatgcgatcctcccacctcagcctcttgcatagctgggactacaggtgtttgccaccatgcctggctaatttttaatctttttttttttttttttttttgtagagacaggatcttgccatgttgcccaggctggtctcaaaatcctgggctcaagcagtcctcctgcctcagcctcccgaaaggctggggttacaggcacgagtTACTTTGCCCAGTCTTTAATCAGCATGTAAACATCCAGTTACTGTTctcaacataaaaacaaaacaaaacaaggaaaccTTGACATTATTTCTCTCTGCTAGGGACAGGCGCCATTCGTATTTCATTCTGTAGCTTAACTCCTTCAAAGGAATCATCATGTTCTTTCTCTAATTTCTATCTACCGATTTCAATTAAACCCACTTCAGTAAGGCTTCATTTTATTCCCTACTATCTTCTGTAACTGCTGTCTTTAAGACCACTGAAAACTTCCACCCTGCTAAAACAATGGTCAACTCATCTAACTTAACCTATGAGTAGCATTTAGCATAGTCAGTCTCCCACTCCTCCTTCCAGGAATTTCCTCACTTGGCTTCCAGCATACATTGCTTGGCTGGTTTTCCTCCCATCTTTTGGTTTCTCCATCTCAGTCTCCTTTCTTggttcctctcctcctctctgacCTTTTAATGTTCTGGTCCCCAGAGCTGAATTCTTTGCCACCTGTTCTTCTCAATCTATACGTACTTCTTCTGTGATCTTACACATCCTTATGACTTCAAATAACATCTATATGCCCACAACTCTGAAATAAGTATTTCCAGCCCAGGTGTCTCTCCTGATCATCAGACTGGCATGTAAAGATCCAAAacttgccgggcgcagtggctcaagcctataatcccagcactttgggaggccgagacgggcggatcacgaggtcaggagatcgagaccatcctggctaacacggtgaaaccccgtctctactaaaaatacaaaaaactagccgggcgaggtggcgggcgcctatagtcccagctactcgggaggctgaggcaggagaatggtgtaaaacccgggaggcagagcttgcaatgagctgagatccagccactgcactccagcccgggcgacagagcgagactccgtctcaaaaaaaaaaaaaaaaaaaaaaaaaaaaaagatccaaaacTCAACTCCCAGTTTTCTTCCTCAAACCTTCTCCTCATGTCAGCTGATGGGAACATCATCCTTCCAGATTCCCAGACCAAACACCTTAGAATAACCCTGAGTCTTCTTTCTTTCACAGTCCTGAATCCTACTTTTCAGCAAATAATGTTGGCTCTACTTTCAAGCTATTAATATATCCAATTTTGGCCTTTTCTCATCTTTCTATTGATGACATTTCATCCAATCCACCTTGTCTCTCCTAATCGGGCTTCTAGCTTTTATCGTTGAACTTCTCTTTCCCTTGCTGGAAACAGTGATCCCTTGAAACCATAAAGCCAAGTATATCATTTATTTGCTCCAAATCCTTCATtggctttgtatttttcttagagttaGAAACAAGGTCCTTTTCATGATCTGCAGAGCCCTACATGTTTTGGCTCTCTGTTaactttccttcttcttcatttCCTAATATTGCCTACGTGCCTCCAACACCCTTGGCCCCCTTGCTTCCCCAGAAGATTCTGGCCTTAGGACTTTGAGTGGTTCCCTAACTGCAAGGATATTCCCCCAGATAGACTCTTGGCTGGCACCCACAGCTCTTTCATGCCTCTCCCCAGTGtcatttctatttaatattgTGAACCCCCACTCCTCTCTTTGGATTCCCAGATTCTCCTTATCCCATTCTCTTAGCCCCTAGAACttaatcattttcaaaaatattatgtaattCACCTATTAGtatgtttacttttctgtttgtttttattgctagaatataaactccatggAGGGTGGGGGACAGAAATCTTTCTTTGGTCATTGATGTTTGCCTGGCATCTAGGATATCAATGGGTGTGTAAACAATATTCAATTAATGTTTGTTTCAATGAATTGTTGCCAAAGGAATGAAGTATGTGCTGCATATATTAATTGAAAATTCTTATTCTATTTCAGATACAAAACAGTTTTGGAATGAACTTTGCCAGTGCTACAATTGCACTAGTGGGGATTGCTTTTCTCTCAATAAATTTAGCAGTTAATATCCAGTCATTAAAGAGTTGTCAGTTTTCAGAGTCACCGGACCTATGCAATTATATGGGCTCCACATCAAAtgtatgtttttgaaaaatatgtataattataaaatatttcaaacaatccagaatgtacagaaaaataatatatcagGTACCATGCTGCTataatttgaatctttttttttttttttgagacggagtcttgctctgttgcccaggctggagtacagtggcgcgatctcggctcactgcaagctccgcctcccgggttcacgccattctcctgcctcagactcctgagtagctgggactacaggtgcccgccacctcgcccggctaatattttggattttttagtagaaacggggtttcgccgtgttagccaggatggtcttgatctcctgacctcatgatctgcccacctcagcctcccaaaacgctgggattacgggcgtgagctaccacacccggcccataaTTTGAATTTTGGGTCTGCTGCCTATTTACAATGAAGGTTGAATTAGATAATCCcttgagttttctcatttttgaaacGAGGATAACAATAGTACCCATCTCATAGAATTGATGTGAATATTTAGTAAGTTAACATATGATAAGCAATTAAAACAAGGCTTAGCATATCATGttacataattattaatatt from Rhinopithecus roxellana isolate Shanxi Qingling chromosome 15, ASM756505v1, whole genome shotgun sequence includes:
- the MS4A3 gene encoding membrane-spanning 4-domains subfamily A member 3; amino-acid sequence: MASHEVDNAELGSASAHGTPGSEAGPDELNNSVYQPIDGSQDYQKEKLQVLGAIQILNAAMTLALGVFLGSLQYLFYFQRHFFFFTFHTGYPFWGAVFFCSSGTLSVVAGRKPARIWIQNSFGMNFASATIALVGIAFLSINLAVNIQSLKSCQFSESPDLCNYMGSTSNGMVSLLLILTSLELCITISTIAMLWNANCCNSREEISSPPNSVESRIPPYENNSESMNI